A section of the Scleropages formosus chromosome 12, fSclFor1.1, whole genome shotgun sequence genome encodes:
- the LOC108920665 gene encoding frizzled-7-A-like has product MAAPKSRVRCPAARSLVLAPLLLMTFQPGCAQYHGEKGISIPEHGFCQPISIPLCTDIAYNQTIMPNLLGHTNQEDAGLEVHQFYPLVKVQCSADLKFFLCSMYAPVCTVLEQAIPPCRSLCERARQGCEALMNKFGFQWPERLRCENFPVHGAGEICVGQNTSDTGGPTSHPTPYVPELVTLAPNVARTGQQFSCPLQLEVPSYLNYYFMGVKDCGAPCEPQKINGLMYFREEEVKFGRLWVGIWSILCCVSTLFTVLTYLVDMRRFRYPERPIIFLSGCYFMVAVAYATGFFLEDKVVCIDRFKDDGYKMVAQGTKKEGCTILFMILYFFGMASSIWWVILSLTWFLSAGMKWGHEAIEANSQYFHLAAWAVPAVKTITILAMGQVDGDILTGVCYVGIHSVDSLRGFVLAPLFVYLFIGTSFLLAGFVSLFRIRTIMKHDGTKTEKLEKLMVRIGVFSVLYTVPATIVIACYFYEQAFREQWEKTWHMQTCKRFAVPCPMNNFAPMTPDFTVFMIKYLMTMIVGITSGFWIWSGKTLQSWRRFYKRLSSSNQGETTV; this is encoded by the coding sequence ATGGCAGCGCCGAAGAGCCGGGTTCGCTGTCCCGCCGCGAGGAGCCTCGTCCTCGCGCCGTTGCTGCTGATGACGTTCCAGCCGGGCTGTGCTCAGTACCACGGAGAGAAGGGCATCTCCATCCCCGAGCATGGCTTCTGCCAGCCCATTTCCATCCCGCTGTGCACGGACATCGCCTACAACCAGACCATCATGCCGAACCTGCTGGGCCACACGAACCAGGAGGACGCGGGGCTGGAGGTGCACCAGTTCTACCCGCTCGTGAAGGTGCAGTGCTCCGCCGACCTCAAGTTCTTCCTGTGCTCCATGTACGCGCCCGTGTGCACCGTGCTGGAGCAGGCGATCCCGCCCTGCCGCTCCTTGTGCGAGCGCGCCAGGCAGGGGTGCGAGGCGCTCATGAACAAGTTCGGTTTCCAGTGGCCCGAGCGGCTCCGCTGCGAGAACTTTCCGGTCCACGGCGCGGGCGAGATCTGCGTGGGTCAGAACACGTCGGACACGGGCGGCCCCACCTCTCACCCGACCCCGTACGTGCCCGAGCTGGTCACCCTGGCGCCCAACGTCGCCCGGACCGGCCAGCAGTTCTCGTGcccactgcagctggaggtgccCTCCTACCTCAATTATTACTTCATGGGGGTGAAGGACTGCGGGGCCCCTTGCGAGCCCCAGAAGATCAACGGCCTCATGTACTTCCGAGAAGAAGAGGTGAAGTTCGGCCGCCTGTGGGTGGGGATCTGGTCCATCCTGTGCTGCGTGAGCACCCTGTTCACGGTGCTCACCTACTTGGTGGACATGCGGCGGTTCCGATACCCGGAGCGACCCATCATCTTCCTCTCTGGGTGCTACTTCATGGTGGCGGTAGCCTACGCGACAGGCTTCTTCCTGGAGGACAAGGTGGTCTGCATCGATAGGTTCAAAGATGATGGCTACAAGATGGTGGCCCAGGGCACCAAGAAGGAGGGGTGCACCATCCTCTTCATGATCCTCTACTTCTTTGGCATGGCCAGCTCCATCTGGTGGGTCATCCTGTCCCTCACCTGGTTCCTGTCTGCCGGCATGAAGTGGGGGCACGAAGCCATCGAGGCCAACTCGCAGTACTTTCACCTTGCTGCCTGGGCAGTGCCAGCTGTTAAGACCATAACCATCCTGGCCATGGGGCAGGTGGACGGGGACATCCTCACAGGTGTGTGCTATGTGGGCATCCACAGCGTGGACTCGTTGCGTGGCTTTGTCCTCGCGCCCCTCTTCGTGTATCTCTTCATAGGAACCTCCTTCCTCCTGGCTGGCTTTGTGTCCCTGTTCCGGATCCGCACCATCATGAAGCATGACGGCACCAAGacggagaagctggagaagctgATGGTCCGCATCGGTGTGTTCAGCGTGCTCTACACAGTGCCAGCCACCATCGTGATCGCCTGCTACTTCTATGAGCAGGCCTTCCGCGAGCAGTGGGAGAAGACCTGGCACATGCAGACGTGCAAGCGCTTCGCCGTGCCGTGCCCGATGAATAACTTCGCCCCCATGACGCCCGATTTCACCGTGTTCATGATTAAGTACCTGATGACCATGATCGTGGGCATCACCTCGGGCTTCTGGATATGGTCTGGGAAAACGTTGCAATCGTGGCGCCGCTTCTACAAAAGGCTGAGCAGCAGCAACCAGGGAGAGACGACTGTATGA